One Opitutus sp. ER46 genomic region harbors:
- a CDS encoding threonine/serine dehydratase produces MKTTATAALSLEDFAAARRRLATGLRVTPCHIAPALTQSLGMRIWLKREDLHRTGSFKERGARNALLSLSEDQRAAGVVAASAGNHALGLAFHGAQLGVPVTVVMPSGAPDVKISRCRALGASVLLHGASFDASQTHAAALAASTGATLVHPFDDPNVIAGQGTLALEVLQQVPDVDTIVVPVGGGGLLAGVATVIKALRPRCRVIAVEPEHAAGFLAAQICGRPVRAEVAPTLADGLAVAQVGERTFAAAAQRVDDVVTVSEDEIARAIAALARQAGAVVEGAGASALAAVLAGKVRGRSVVLPLTGRNIDRRVFERVLAEHPEATRNLDYAHAA; encoded by the coding sequence ATGAAAACCACCGCCACCGCCGCTCTCTCCCTTGAGGATTTTGCCGCTGCCCGCCGTCGCCTCGCGACCGGGCTTCGAGTGACGCCGTGCCACATTGCCCCGGCGCTCACGCAGTCGCTTGGCATGCGGATTTGGCTGAAGCGGGAGGACCTGCATCGCACCGGCTCGTTCAAGGAACGTGGCGCGCGCAACGCCCTGCTGTCCCTTTCCGAAGACCAGCGGGCGGCCGGAGTGGTGGCCGCCTCCGCCGGCAACCATGCCCTCGGACTGGCCTTTCACGGGGCCCAGTTGGGCGTGCCGGTCACCGTCGTCATGCCCTCGGGGGCGCCGGACGTGAAGATCTCCCGCTGCCGGGCGCTTGGCGCCAGTGTCCTGCTGCATGGGGCATCCTTCGACGCCTCGCAGACCCACGCCGCCGCCTTGGCGGCAAGCACGGGTGCGACGCTCGTGCATCCGTTTGACGATCCAAACGTGATCGCCGGGCAGGGCACGCTTGCCCTCGAGGTTCTCCAGCAGGTGCCGGACGTGGATACGATCGTGGTGCCCGTGGGTGGCGGTGGGCTGCTTGCCGGCGTTGCCACCGTGATCAAGGCGCTGCGTCCGCGTTGTCGCGTCATCGCCGTTGAGCCCGAACATGCGGCCGGCTTTCTCGCCGCGCAGATCTGTGGACGGCCCGTCCGCGCCGAGGTCGCTCCGACGCTCGCCGACGGCCTGGCCGTCGCCCAAGTCGGCGAACGGACCTTTGCCGCGGCGGCGCAGCGCGTGGATGACGTCGTGACGGTCTCGGAGGACGAAATCGCGCGGGCGATTGCCGCCTTGGCCCGTCAAGCCGGCGCCGTGGTTGAAGGCGCCGGTGCCAGCGCACTGGCCGCAGTCCTGGCCGGCAAGGTCCGGGGCAGGTCCGTCGTGCTGCCCCTCACCGGCCGCAACATCGACCGCCGCGTGTTCGAGCGCGTCCTGGCCGAACATCCCGAGGCTACGAGGAACCTCGACTACGCGCACGCGGCCTGA
- a CDS encoding LysM peptidoglycan-binding domain-containing protein, with the protein MTSARPLVCAFAALLLAAPSPARVDPEPPEIAALRAKAENGNAIAQYNLGLAYAQGRSVPVDATEAFVWLSLASNTGGASRALDALVQTMPAAEYAAARERLAALRAANPKITGSAAPAAPVPAPAVEAAPTTTSAPLAALQQQLQAAQAALSEQSSDLAGARVALEKNRLSLATLEQQLAATEAERSRLATELAARTQAADRTSREEFTQLRVRYDEMQAVLTRRTLELEAAHREIVELRDRLASQPVLGSEIQQLTHERDALNRQIATITAEAAEANTKLAQATALQADIDQANLRLTALTTERDELQRRVATLEENSRGAAAIAAEKDRLAATLEATRQELAAATQAGGAGAQDLARMRAEAARAEGQIVQITRSRDGLATELAETKAAARQDAAAAAAQLQALTTNRDSLARELATTTSALNGLAAERAELQRKLAAAERSLESAAQGSQTAGQEGEHLRAELTQLTSLRTEMEQKLATLTESEKTARAALAQANLTQEQLTAELTAARQKIEAVSRERDSIAGQLALTVESAGQKADARVAELQKELGKANMAVAELASDRTELQQRVASLEEAAKSAAAGSAEQQQLATELATLRQQLTAANEQRQAAAQERDQIRTELARVTAERADLETRLTAAEAKTSASAELTAENEHLAADLNRLREQLARASARADSTSTPNPSTPAMSVEPAIPAPAAAETSAPAPRPAPIVATTSTPLPAAVRPAVASRLVNPPPSVIVPASTNPSRMAPTRPGSRPTQPAAPVAPVVARPRQHVVMPGDTLSQLAQRYYGDPYRWPEILEANRTTLRDERRLAVGQTLVLP; encoded by the coding sequence ATGACGTCCGCTCGTCCTCTCGTTTGTGCCTTTGCCGCCCTGCTCTTGGCCGCGCCCAGCCCGGCGCGAGTCGATCCTGAGCCGCCCGAAATCGCCGCGCTCCGCGCCAAAGCCGAAAACGGCAACGCGATCGCCCAATACAACCTCGGGCTGGCGTATGCCCAGGGCCGGTCCGTCCCGGTTGATGCCACGGAGGCCTTTGTCTGGCTCTCGCTGGCCTCGAATACAGGCGGGGCGTCCCGGGCCCTCGATGCCCTGGTGCAAACGATGCCGGCGGCCGAGTACGCCGCCGCCCGCGAACGCCTTGCGGCCCTCCGGGCCGCCAACCCCAAGATTACCGGCTCCGCCGCGCCCGCCGCGCCAGTTCCAGCCCCCGCGGTCGAAGCCGCGCCGACCACCACCTCCGCCCCGCTTGCCGCCCTGCAGCAGCAACTGCAAGCCGCCCAGGCCGCCCTGAGTGAGCAGTCGTCGGACCTCGCCGGCGCCCGTGTCGCCCTGGAGAAGAACCGGCTGAGTCTCGCCACGCTTGAGCAGCAACTCGCGGCCACCGAGGCGGAGCGCAGCCGGCTGGCAACCGAACTCGCCGCGCGCACGCAGGCGGCCGACCGTACGAGCCGCGAGGAGTTCACCCAGCTTCGGGTCCGGTACGACGAGATGCAGGCCGTGCTGACCAGACGCACCCTCGAGCTCGAGGCGGCGCACCGGGAGATCGTCGAACTGCGCGACCGCCTCGCCTCCCAGCCGGTGCTCGGTTCCGAGATCCAGCAGCTCACCCATGAACGGGACGCGCTGAACCGCCAGATCGCCACCATCACCGCCGAGGCCGCGGAGGCGAACACCAAGCTGGCGCAAGCCACCGCGCTTCAAGCCGACATCGACCAGGCCAATCTTCGGCTCACCGCGCTCACGACCGAGCGCGATGAGTTGCAGCGGCGGGTCGCGACGCTCGAGGAAAACTCCCGGGGCGCGGCGGCCATCGCCGCGGAGAAGGACCGCCTCGCCGCGACGCTGGAAGCCACGCGGCAGGAGCTGGCCGCCGCCACCCAGGCCGGTGGAGCTGGTGCCCAGGACCTCGCCCGCATGCGGGCGGAAGCCGCTCGCGCCGAGGGGCAGATTGTCCAGATCACCCGCAGCCGGGACGGGCTCGCGACCGAACTCGCGGAGACCAAGGCGGCGGCGCGCCAGGATGCTGCGGCTGCCGCCGCCCAATTGCAGGCGCTGACCACGAATCGCGACAGCCTCGCGCGGGAGCTCGCCACCACCACGTCAGCCCTGAACGGCCTCGCCGCCGAGCGGGCCGAGTTGCAGCGCAAGCTGGCGGCTGCGGAACGCTCGCTCGAATCCGCCGCGCAAGGCAGCCAGACCGCGGGACAGGAGGGCGAACACCTTCGAGCCGAACTCACCCAGCTCACGTCCCTTCGCACCGAGATGGAGCAGAAGCTCGCGACCCTCACGGAAAGCGAAAAAACCGCGCGCGCCGCTCTCGCCCAAGCCAATCTGACGCAGGAGCAGCTCACCGCCGAGCTCACGGCGGCCCGCCAGAAGATCGAGGCGGTCAGCCGCGAGCGCGACAGCATTGCCGGACAGCTCGCGCTGACGGTCGAGTCAGCGGGGCAGAAGGCCGATGCCCGCGTGGCTGAGCTGCAGAAGGAGCTCGGCAAGGCCAACATGGCCGTGGCCGAGCTGGCCAGTGATCGCACCGAGCTCCAGCAACGCGTCGCCTCGCTCGAGGAAGCGGCCAAGTCGGCCGCTGCGGGTTCCGCGGAGCAGCAACAACTCGCCACCGAACTGGCCACCCTCCGGCAGCAACTCACCGCCGCTAATGAACAGCGCCAGGCCGCCGCGCAGGAGCGCGATCAAATCCGGACCGAACTTGCGCGCGTGACGGCCGAGCGGGCCGACCTCGAGACGCGCCTCACCGCCGCGGAAGCGAAGACCAGCGCCAGCGCGGAATTGACGGCTGAGAACGAGCACCTCGCCGCCGATCTCAACCGGCTGCGCGAGCAACTCGCCCGCGCCAGTGCCCGCGCTGACAGCACGTCGACACCCAATCCCTCGACGCCTGCGATGTCCGTCGAGCCCGCGATTCCGGCCCCGGCGGCAGCCGAAACGAGTGCCCCGGCACCTCGCCCCGCGCCAATCGTGGCGACAACATCGACTCCCCTCCCTGCGGCCGTTCGGCCGGCGGTCGCCTCACGCCTGGTAAATCCGCCGCCTTCCGTGATCGTGCCGGCTTCGACGAACCCCTCGCGCATGGCACCGACTCGTCCGGGTTCACGCCCGACGCAGCCGGCGGCGCCGGTCGCTCCGGTCGTGGCGCGGCCCCGCCAGCACGTCGTGATGCCGGGCGACACGCTCTCGCAACTGGCTCAACGCTATTACGGCGATCCGTATCGCTGGCCCGAGATCCTCGAGGCGAATCGCACGACGTTGCGCGATGAACGCCGGCTCGCGGTTGGGCAGACGCTGGTGCTGCCCTGA
- a CDS encoding energy transducer TonB, which yields MSIFVTPFRQVVFAAGILAIAASPVAHAQCALYAEHENMFRLVMRVEGSVPYVDNGAGKLVPAAGRKLTLSPAKEWAPMYVAIRNQIVRTSHTEVMNEGAQINHRLELQADFESAFALDQVFMVIDLYTDAGEHFYVTRQIGDLQPREPKSIGISAPIGIPLGAGKYRIHLFTQGSELFHSAMPFGEVEGALDNLVRRQVVDVENALPEPYLGPAPDIPAGLRKSRVAAQAIIHFTVSPTGRVLNPTIKSATHPEFGETALAAARLWRFLPRVKEGVPVAAAVDMPFVFNPPKDPKSSR from the coding sequence ATGAGCATCTTCGTCACTCCGTTTCGCCAGGTAGTCTTCGCAGCCGGGATCCTGGCGATCGCCGCCTCCCCGGTAGCGCACGCGCAGTGCGCCCTCTATGCGGAACACGAAAACATGTTTCGCCTGGTGATGCGGGTCGAGGGGAGCGTCCCGTACGTTGATAACGGCGCGGGAAAACTGGTCCCGGCCGCCGGCCGCAAGTTGACCCTGAGCCCCGCCAAGGAGTGGGCCCCCATGTACGTGGCGATCCGCAACCAGATCGTGCGCACCTCCCACACCGAGGTGATGAACGAGGGCGCGCAGATCAATCACCGGCTCGAGCTCCAGGCCGACTTCGAATCCGCCTTCGCCCTCGATCAGGTCTTCATGGTCATCGATCTCTACACCGACGCGGGAGAGCACTTCTACGTGACCCGCCAGATCGGCGACCTCCAGCCCCGTGAGCCCAAGTCGATCGGGATCAGCGCCCCCATCGGCATTCCTCTCGGCGCGGGCAAGTATCGGATCCACCTCTTCACGCAGGGATCGGAACTCTTTCACTCCGCAATGCCATTTGGTGAGGTCGAGGGCGCCCTGGATAACCTGGTGCGACGCCAAGTCGTCGATGTGGAGAACGCCCTGCCGGAGCCCTACCTTGGACCGGCGCCAGATATCCCGGCTGGGCTCCGCAAGAGTCGGGTCGCAGCGCAGGCGATCATTCATTTCACCGTCAGCCCAACCGGACGCGTGCTCAATCCCACCATCAAGAGCGCGACCCATCCAGAATTCGGAGAGACCGCCCTCGCGGCGGCGCGCCTGTGGCGTTTTCTTCCGCGGGTGAAAGAGGGCGTACCGGTGGCTGCCGCCGTCGACATGCCGTTTGTCTTCAATCCACCGAAGGACCCCAAATCCTCGCGTTAG
- a CDS encoding energy transducer TonB — MHFQFRRLAGLSVLLLLLTANSLTAQVALYAQYKGEGRLVRQVHHLTPFVDDGAGKLVAAESRYLMNSVPEYAPVYIAIRNLKVMSRSMEMMGSGAELNKRFEFKGDFESAYPLEDVFVVLELQTEDAGKLLYVQEIGNLTPRHLKPIEMSVPLTQRIGPGRFKLHLFTRGMEVFHSEMPFGQIERSLDKQVRRRLEGVTDAEPKPYVGPTPEYPPKLKRAKTAGRAVIRLTIGATGRVQDPIIKEATDPAFGESALAAARMWRFLPRVKEGRATPATIDMPFVFNP; from the coding sequence ATGCACTTCCAGTTTCGCCGCCTCGCGGGTCTCAGCGTTCTTCTGCTCCTGCTGACCGCCAACTCGCTAACCGCCCAAGTGGCGCTCTATGCGCAGTACAAGGGCGAAGGCCGGCTGGTCCGGCAAGTGCACCACCTGACGCCATTCGTTGACGATGGTGCCGGCAAGCTCGTCGCGGCGGAGTCGCGGTACCTGATGAATTCGGTACCTGAATACGCTCCGGTCTACATTGCGATCCGAAACCTGAAAGTGATGTCCCGCAGCATGGAGATGATGGGCTCGGGAGCGGAACTGAACAAACGCTTCGAATTCAAGGGCGACTTCGAGTCCGCGTACCCGCTGGAAGACGTCTTTGTCGTGCTCGAACTCCAGACCGAGGATGCCGGCAAGCTCCTGTACGTGCAGGAAATCGGCAACCTGACGCCGCGGCATTTGAAGCCGATCGAAATGTCCGTGCCGCTGACGCAGCGGATCGGGCCGGGCCGGTTCAAGCTGCATCTCTTCACACGAGGCATGGAGGTCTTCCACTCGGAGATGCCCTTCGGGCAGATCGAGCGGTCGCTCGACAAGCAGGTTCGCCGCCGGCTCGAAGGTGTCACCGACGCCGAGCCCAAGCCCTATGTCGGTCCGACGCCGGAATACCCGCCAAAGTTGAAGCGAGCCAAGACCGCGGGACGCGCGGTCATTCGACTTACGATCGGGGCCACCGGACGCGTGCAGGATCCGATCATCAAGGAGGCGACCGACCCGGCGTTCGGCGAATCAGCGCTGGCCGCGGCGCGGATGTGGCGATTCCTGCCGCGGGTGAAAGAGGGCCGGGCCACGCCGGCCACCATCGACATGCCTTTCGTGTTCAACCCGTGA
- a CDS encoding A24 family peptidase, which translates to MTSASIAELSAAFPWFFPTVAFVLGACVGSFLNVVIYRVPAGASIVSPGSHCACGQPICWYDNIPILSWIILRGRARCCGRPFSIRYPAIELLTAVLFVVCWNSLPPLVAACGAVFVSALIAATFIDLDHMIIPDAFTLGLGVLGLLLSFWVPALHGQDSGMFLVDAMRSGFLSLQGLLVGSGLVLWIALVAEAVLKKEAMGFGDVKFVGAIGAFCGWQGAVVAIFGGALVGTVWFAVAWLWEKITGKRAQVAPPTETPDGEPTGLALGAHVPFGPMLAIAGALYFLVAHRWIDPWLGEVATLF; encoded by the coding sequence ATGACCTCCGCTTCCATCGCCGAACTTTCCGCGGCTTTCCCGTGGTTCTTTCCCACGGTCGCCTTCGTCCTCGGCGCGTGCGTCGGGAGCTTTCTCAACGTCGTCATCTATCGTGTCCCGGCGGGCGCCTCGATCGTTTCGCCCGGCTCGCACTGCGCGTGCGGCCAGCCCATCTGCTGGTACGACAACATTCCCATCCTCTCATGGATCATCCTGCGGGGCCGCGCCCGCTGCTGCGGGCGACCGTTCTCCATTCGCTACCCCGCCATTGAGCTCCTGACCGCCGTCCTCTTCGTGGTCTGCTGGAACAGTCTTCCCCCGCTCGTGGCAGCCTGCGGCGCCGTTTTCGTCAGCGCCCTGATCGCAGCGACGTTCATCGACCTCGATCATATGATCATTCCCGACGCGTTCACGCTCGGGCTCGGCGTCCTCGGCCTCCTGCTCTCCTTCTGGGTGCCGGCGCTGCATGGCCAGGACAGCGGAATGTTTCTCGTCGACGCGATGCGCTCCGGTTTCCTCTCGCTCCAGGGATTGCTGGTCGGTTCGGGCCTCGTGCTCTGGATCGCGCTGGTGGCCGAAGCCGTCCTCAAGAAGGAGGCGATGGGGTTCGGCGACGTGAAGTTTGTCGGCGCGATCGGCGCCTTCTGCGGCTGGCAGGGCGCGGTGGTCGCAATCTTTGGCGGGGCGCTGGTGGGCACAGTCTGGTTCGCGGTGGCGTGGCTGTGGGAGAAAATCACCGGCAAGCGCGCGCAGGTGGCGCCGCCTACCGAGACTCCGGACGGCGAGCCGACGGGGCTCGCGCTCGGGGCGCACGTGCCTTTTGGCCCGATGCTCGCGATTGCCGGCGCGCTGTATTTCCTCGTGGCGCATCGCTGGATTGACCCGTGGCTCGGCGAGGTGGCGACGCTGTTTTAG
- the aroE gene encoding shikimate dehydrogenase, with amino-acid sequence MAATPDTSEVLTLADLESWSRPGTWLAVLGHPIKHSISPAMHNAALADLARAQPSFATWRYVRFDVPPEDLPRALDLLHARRFQGVNLTVPHKVMAFPLVAEIDAAARPVGAINTLRWSPGGWHGFNTDGYGLATGVHESLGRSLTGAAVILLGAGGAARGAAVECLQRPCASLWVANRTRENLQLLFDALSPLARHVPFHGFVPGVPPHDLPADAIVINATSAGLRESDPAPIDLAALPRPAAVFDMIYNPAETRLLRQAAFLGLPHANGLGMLVHQGAKALEIWTGVPATRTAPTMAAAAHAALNPQPVSPPKETDTSPRRPPRPQPYAGLDD; translated from the coding sequence GTGGCCGCGACTCCCGACACTTCCGAGGTACTGACGCTCGCCGACCTGGAATCCTGGTCGCGCCCGGGCACGTGGCTGGCAGTGCTCGGCCACCCGATCAAGCACTCGATCAGTCCGGCGATGCACAACGCCGCGCTCGCCGACCTCGCGCGCGCGCAGCCGTCGTTTGCCACCTGGCGCTACGTGCGGTTCGACGTGCCGCCCGAGGATCTGCCCCGCGCGCTGGACCTGCTCCACGCCCGCCGTTTCCAAGGCGTGAATCTCACGGTGCCGCACAAGGTGATGGCCTTCCCGCTCGTGGCGGAGATCGACGCGGCCGCCCGACCGGTCGGCGCCATCAACACCCTGCGCTGGAGCCCCGGTGGCTGGCACGGTTTCAACACCGATGGCTATGGCCTCGCGACCGGCGTGCACGAAAGCCTGGGCCGGAGCCTCACCGGCGCTGCGGTGATCCTCCTCGGTGCCGGCGGAGCCGCGCGCGGCGCGGCCGTCGAGTGCCTCCAGCGTCCGTGCGCCTCGCTGTGGGTGGCGAACCGCACGCGCGAGAACCTGCAGCTGCTGTTTGACGCGCTTTCGCCGCTGGCGCGGCATGTGCCGTTCCACGGCTTTGTGCCCGGCGTGCCGCCGCACGATCTGCCCGCCGACGCGATCGTCATCAACGCCACCAGCGCCGGCCTGCGTGAATCGGACCCGGCGCCCATCGATCTCGCGGCGCTGCCCCGGCCCGCCGCGGTGTTCGACATGATCTACAATCCCGCGGAGACGCGGTTGCTGCGGCAGGCGGCATTCCTGGGGCTGCCCCACGCCAACGGCCTGGGCATGCTGGTGCACCAGGGAGCCAAGGCGCTCGAAATCTGGACGGGGGTACCCGCGACGCGCACCGCCCCGACCATGGCCGCCGCCGCGCACGCCGCGCTGAACCCGCAGCCGGTTTCTCCGCCCAAGGAAACGGACACCTCCCCACGCCGGCCGCCCCGGCCCCAGCCGTACGCCGGCCTGGACGACTAG
- a CDS encoding transglutaminase-like domain-containing protein encodes MDSQTLPPTEQDALISLLDDTNATVRRALLSRFTQLGSAAVPFLQTIAQGSNRILARHATWFLEELKFSDPVAEFRGFIRAQNYDLEAGALLLARTADPQLDVAECGRELDAIAERCRALIVEPSSMREKCRVMNRVLFHEWGFHGNVEHYTDPHNSFIDQVLRRRTGIPISLSVVYLLVGERLGLSLEPVGLPGHFIVGCFTDDLPFFIDAFDRGVFRDADEIYELLRANNIIPKASDLAPTPVREVLCRSCRNLVNHYTAAGQPEQARVFAGFVEDFEATYERHARS; translated from the coding sequence GTGGACTCCCAGACTCTCCCTCCCACCGAACAGGACGCGCTGATCAGCCTGCTGGACGACACCAATGCCACGGTGCGTCGCGCGCTGCTGTCCCGGTTCACGCAGCTGGGCAGTGCCGCCGTGCCGTTCCTGCAGACGATCGCGCAGGGCTCGAATCGCATCCTCGCCCGCCACGCCACGTGGTTTCTCGAGGAGCTGAAGTTTTCCGATCCGGTGGCCGAGTTCCGCGGCTTCATCCGCGCGCAGAATTACGATCTCGAGGCCGGCGCCCTGCTGCTGGCGCGCACCGCCGACCCGCAGCTCGACGTCGCGGAATGCGGCCGCGAGCTGGATGCGATCGCGGAGCGTTGCCGCGCGTTGATCGTTGAGCCGTCGTCGATGCGCGAGAAGTGCCGCGTGATGAACCGCGTGCTGTTCCACGAGTGGGGTTTCCACGGGAACGTCGAGCACTACACCGATCCGCACAACAGCTTCATCGACCAGGTGCTGCGCCGGCGGACGGGCATTCCGATCTCGCTCAGCGTGGTGTACCTCCTGGTGGGCGAGCGCCTCGGCCTCAGCCTCGAGCCGGTGGGCCTGCCGGGCCACTTCATCGTCGGCTGCTTCACCGACGATCTGCCGTTCTTCATCGACGCCTTTGACCGCGGGGTTTTCCGCGACGCCGACGAGATCTACGAGTTGCTCCGGGCCAACAACATCATCCCGAAGGCGAGCGATCTGGCGCCGACGCCGGTGCGCGAGGTGCTTTGCCGCAGTTGCCGGAATCTCGTGAACCACTACACCGCGGCGGGCCAGCCGGAGCAGGCCCGCGTGTTCGCCGGGTTCGTCGAGGACTTCGAAGCGACGTACGAGCGCCACGCGCGGTCCTGA
- a CDS encoding YggS family pyridoxal phosphate-dependent enzyme, producing MTTASGLLIDFEEFARRADKVRAAIGEACAEIGRMPSEVDLLAVTKTQPAAAVEFAARYGLRAVGENRVQEGVEKRAQSTAKVMWELIGHLQSNKARQAAEHFDRVQSVDSVKLLNHLDRAAAELGRTLPILLQINAGNDPAKFGADLADAPALLEAALGKAHLRVDGFMTIAPLGATPTETEEHARRTFSNLRTLRDDLAARFGAPLRELSMGMTGDLKIAVAAGSTIVRVGTALYGQRSAT from the coding sequence GTGACCACCGCTTCAGGCCTCCTGATTGACTTCGAAGAGTTTGCCCGACGCGCTGACAAAGTCCGCGCCGCTATTGGCGAAGCCTGCGCAGAAATTGGCAGAATGCCCTCAGAAGTCGATCTGCTAGCTGTCACGAAAACGCAGCCGGCCGCGGCGGTGGAATTTGCGGCGCGTTATGGCCTGCGCGCCGTGGGCGAAAACCGCGTGCAGGAGGGCGTCGAGAAGCGCGCGCAGTCGACCGCCAAGGTCATGTGGGAGCTCATCGGGCACCTGCAGTCGAACAAGGCGCGGCAGGCCGCGGAGCACTTCGACCGCGTGCAGAGCGTCGATAGCGTGAAGCTGCTGAACCATCTGGACCGCGCCGCGGCGGAACTCGGCCGCACGTTGCCCATCCTGCTCCAGATCAACGCGGGCAACGATCCGGCAAAATTCGGTGCCGACCTCGCGGACGCGCCGGCGCTGCTCGAGGCCGCGCTCGGCAAGGCGCACCTGCGCGTCGACGGCTTCATGACGATTGCGCCGCTGGGCGCGACGCCCACCGAGACCGAAGAGCACGCCCGGCGCACCTTCAGCAACCTGCGCACCCTGCGTGATGACCTCGCGGCGCGGTTCGGTGCGCCGCTGCGCGAACTCTCGATGGGCATGACGGGCGATCTGAAGATCGCCGTGGCCGCCGGCAGCACGATCGTGCGCGTCGGCACCGCGCTCTACGGTCAGCGATCTGCGACGTAG
- a CDS encoding LysR family transcriptional regulator, with protein sequence MQIENFKIFADLVETKSFSKSAKLNGITQSAVSQQARAMERHFKTLLIDRSQKQFQLTREGQRVYDAAKEMLHTYEKLLSELQEMKKVISGTIRISTIYSIGLHELPPFIKKFLHDYPSVNVRVEYRRSNLVYEDILHNSVDFGLVAFPVKQRQIEVLPFRNDHLVLIAHPQHPIAKRGEIEVKDLATQKFIGFDPDIPTRKAIDQIFREHKLELEPVMEFDNIETVKRAVEIDHGIAIVPQATVIQEQKQGTLAVLPFKDKQFSRPLAILHRKGRVLTPAMKKFIETLGLDLPESHES encoded by the coding sequence ATGCAGATCGAAAATTTCAAAATCTTCGCTGATCTCGTCGAAACGAAGAGCTTCTCGAAGTCCGCGAAGTTGAACGGCATCACCCAATCGGCCGTCAGCCAGCAGGCCCGCGCGATGGAGCGCCATTTCAAGACTCTGCTGATTGATCGAAGCCAGAAACAATTTCAGCTGACCCGCGAGGGCCAGCGCGTCTACGACGCGGCGAAGGAGATGCTGCACACCTACGAGAAGCTCCTCTCCGAGCTGCAGGAGATGAAGAAGGTGATCAGCGGCACAATCCGCATCTCGACCATCTACTCGATCGGGCTCCACGAATTGCCGCCGTTCATCAAGAAGTTCCTGCACGACTATCCTTCCGTGAATGTGCGCGTCGAGTACCGGCGCTCGAACCTCGTGTATGAGGATATCCTGCACAACTCGGTCGACTTCGGTCTGGTCGCGTTCCCCGTGAAGCAGCGCCAGATCGAGGTGCTGCCGTTCCGCAACGATCACCTCGTGCTGATCGCCCATCCGCAGCACCCGATCGCCAAGCGCGGCGAGATCGAGGTGAAGGATCTCGCGACCCAGAAGTTCATCGGCTTCGACCCCGACATCCCCACCCGCAAGGCGATCGATCAGATCTTCCGCGAGCACAAGCTGGAGCTCGAGCCGGTGATGGAGTTCGACAACATCGAGACGGTGAAGCGCGCGGTCGAAATCGACCACGGTATCGCGATCGTCCCCCAGGCCACTGTCATCCAGGAGCAAAAGCAGGGCACCCTCGCGGTGCTGCCGTTCAAGGACAAGCAGTTCTCCCGCCCGCTCGCCATCCTCCACCGCAAGGGTCGTGTGCTCACGCCGGCGATGAAGAAGTTCATCGAGACCCTCGGCCTGGACCTGCCCGAGTCGCACGAGAGCTGA
- a CDS encoding TlpA disulfide reductase family protein: MKTHPFLLAGAALATLAACSPRQKPDPKVDAPSQAAVAAASEGTAAAAPTAAFTPGSVTPAAPGKAAAEAALPVIGPAPAWELKDLNGATVRSADFKGKVVVVDFWATWCPPCRAEIPGYVELYKKYGKDRLAIVGVSLDQGGADQVKRFVERFGITYPIVMGDEAVQSAFGGMEAIPTTFLIDQQGRIRDKKVGAEPTEEYEKKIAALL, encoded by the coding sequence ATGAAGACGCATCCTTTCCTCCTGGCCGGTGCCGCCTTGGCGACCCTGGCCGCCTGTTCCCCCCGCCAGAAGCCCGACCCGAAGGTCGATGCGCCGTCGCAGGCCGCCGTGGCCGCGGCAAGCGAGGGGACCGCGGCGGCCGCTCCGACCGCCGCCTTCACGCCTGGCTCGGTCACCCCGGCCGCGCCGGGCAAGGCCGCCGCGGAGGCGGCGCTGCCGGTGATCGGCCCCGCGCCCGCGTGGGAGCTGAAGGACCTCAACGGCGCCACCGTTCGGTCTGCCGATTTCAAGGGCAAGGTCGTCGTCGTAGACTTCTGGGCGACCTGGTGTCCGCCCTGCCGCGCGGAGATTCCCGGCTACGTCGAGCTGTACAAAAAGTACGGCAAGGATCGCCTCGCCATCGTGGGCGTCTCGCTCGACCAGGGCGGCGCTGACCAGGTGAAGCGCTTCGTCGAACGGTTCGGCATCACGTATCCGATCGTCATGGGCGACGAGGCCGTGCAGTCGGCCTTTGGGGGCATGGAGGCAATTCCCACCACTTTCCTCATCGATCAGCAGGGCCGCATCCGCGACAAGAAGGTCGGCGCCGAGCCGACCGAGGAGTACGAGAAGAAGATCGCCGCGCTGCTCTGA